From Styela clava chromosome 6, kaStyClav1.hap1.2, whole genome shotgun sequence, one genomic window encodes:
- the LOC120331424 gene encoding uncharacterized protein LOC120331424, which produces MNNEAQEQKDQGWSLSYGRKAFYAPRRPQDRPMPSARHGINRWRIEPRSIFDYDPVEDGKESLSLSYLHESHERTVYEGYGKRQFHRAREDNSLGIEEYFDPAHDNKPSLVSFHPSFRPKTAEPQNDSDSTAKITESGSNISDNMKTAIESQAVEEIANDTPDFGSNSLQTSTGLRSFVYSPIPFGYHEFVPPEVPIYTNFNRVPTPFTKK; this is translated from the exons ATGAATAACGAAGCACAAGAGCAAAAGGATCAAGGATGGAGTTTATCGTATGGAAGAAAAGCCTTCTATGCACCAAGAAGACCTCAAGACAGACCAATGCCTAGCGCAA GACATGGAATAAACCGCTGGAGAATTGAACCGAGATCAATATTTGATTACGACCCCGTCGAGGATGGCAAAGAATCTCTGAGTCTCA GCTATCTTCACGAATCACACGAGAGAACTGTATACGAAGGATACGGAAAACGACAGTTCCATCGTGCGAGAGAAGACAATTCCCTTGGTATTGAAGAATATTTTGACCCAGCACACGACAACAAACCGTCTTTGGTTTCATTCCATCCAAGTTTCCGGCCGAAGACAGCCGAGCCACAGAACGATTCAGACTCAACAGCAAAAATTACTGAATCTGGTTCGAATATATCTGATAACATGAAAACAGCAATAGAATCTCAAGCTGTGGAGGAAATAGCAAATGATACTCCTGACTTTGGATCAAATTCATTGCAGACTTCAACCGGACTACGTTCATTTGTTTATTCGCCCATCCCGTTTGGATACCACGAATTCGTTCCGCCAGAAGTTCCAATCTACACCAATTTCAATCGTGTGCCCACTCCCTTCACAAAGAAATAA